Proteins encoded together in one Rhizobium sp. 11515TR window:
- the ctaD gene encoding cytochrome c oxidase subunit I: protein MTNDNKPAQPTDLMFGDDELERRLAQTWRTPAGVWGALTTVDHKIIGRRYIVTAFVFLALGGLLALAMRLQLAQPEARFIGPDRYNQIFTMHGSNMMFLFAVPVMEAMAVYLVPLMVGTRNIAFPRLNAFSYWIYLAGGLLLWISFALDTAPDVGWFAYVPLSGPQYGAGKRADLWAQMITFTEVAALAVAVEIVVTVFKQRAPGMSLDRIPLFVWSMLVTAFLVIMAMPAIMLASSTLILDRLVGTHFYNPAEGGDALLWQHLFWFFGHPEVYIIFLPAVGMVSTIIATFSRRPVFGYLPLVMALIATGILAFGLWVHHMFVVGLPKLGESFFTASSMAIAIPAGIQIFCWLATLWGGQPVLKTPMLFVLGFIVTFVIGGLTGVMVASVPFDTQVHDTYFVVAHFHYVLVGGAVFPLLGAIYYWFPKISGRMMSETLGRWAFALIFAGFNLTFFPMHILGLEGMPRRIYTYQPEMPWAGMNMFVSFSALILSLGFLVFFVDVIRSTRSGQIAGENPWGASTLEWATSSPPPCFNFRRIPVVGARDPLWSQPDELTVAGGLRTDRRELIVSSVVEAQPEASESSPRNSIWPLLAALATTVMLIWSIFSPWAVIWGSIPIGITLTGWFWPKQTPEDES, encoded by the coding sequence ATGACGAACGACAACAAACCCGCACAACCGACGGATTTGATGTTCGGCGATGACGAGCTCGAACGGCGGCTCGCGCAGACCTGGAGGACACCGGCCGGTGTCTGGGGTGCCCTCACGACAGTCGACCACAAGATCATCGGCCGCCGTTACATCGTTACTGCATTCGTCTTTCTTGCCTTGGGCGGGTTGCTCGCGCTCGCGATGCGGCTGCAATTGGCGCAGCCGGAGGCACGCTTCATCGGTCCGGACCGCTACAATCAGATTTTCACCATGCATGGCTCAAACATGATGTTCCTGTTTGCCGTGCCGGTCATGGAAGCCATGGCGGTCTATCTCGTGCCGCTGATGGTCGGCACCCGCAATATCGCCTTCCCGCGCTTGAATGCCTTTTCCTATTGGATCTATCTGGCTGGCGGTCTGTTGTTATGGATCTCGTTTGCGCTCGATACTGCGCCCGACGTCGGATGGTTTGCCTACGTGCCCTTGTCTGGACCGCAATATGGTGCGGGCAAGCGCGCCGACCTTTGGGCGCAGATGATCACTTTCACGGAAGTTGCGGCTTTGGCCGTTGCGGTGGAAATCGTCGTCACCGTCTTCAAGCAGCGTGCGCCGGGCATGTCGCTCGACCGCATTCCGCTGTTCGTCTGGTCGATGCTCGTCACGGCCTTCCTCGTCATCATGGCCATGCCGGCGATCATGCTCGCCAGCTCGACGCTGATCCTCGATCGCCTGGTCGGAACACATTTCTACAATCCCGCAGAGGGCGGCGATGCACTGCTATGGCAGCACCTGTTCTGGTTCTTCGGCCATCCCGAGGTCTATATCATCTTCCTGCCGGCCGTCGGCATGGTGTCGACGATAATAGCGACCTTCTCGCGCCGGCCCGTATTTGGTTATCTTCCGCTCGTCATGGCGCTGATCGCCACGGGAATCCTGGCGTTCGGCCTTTGGGTGCATCACATGTTCGTCGTCGGCCTGCCGAAGCTCGGCGAAAGCTTCTTCACCGCCTCCAGCATGGCGATCGCTATTCCCGCTGGCATCCAGATATTCTGCTGGCTGGCCACGCTATGGGGTGGACAGCCCGTGCTCAAGACGCCGATGCTGTTTGTCCTCGGCTTCATCGTGACCTTCGTCATAGGCGGTCTGACGGGGGTGATGGTCGCGTCGGTGCCGTTCGATACTCAGGTACACGATACCTATTTCGTCGTCGCGCATTTCCATTACGTGCTTGTCGGCGGCGCCGTGTTTCCCTTGCTCGGTGCTATTTATTACTGGTTTCCCAAGATAAGCGGGCGGATGATGAGCGAGACGCTCGGTCGCTGGGCATTCGCGCTGATCTTTGCCGGCTTCAATCTGACATTCTTTCCCATGCATATTCTCGGGCTCGAGGGCATGCCGCGGCGCATCTACACCTATCAGCCGGAAATGCCCTGGGCCGGGATGAATATGTTCGTAAGCTTCAGCGCGCTTATCCTTTCGCTGGGATTCCTCGTTTTTTTCGTCGATGTCATCCGCAGCACTCGGTCCGGGCAGATCGCAGGCGAAAACCCCTGGGGTGCCTCGACGCTCGAATGGGCGACATCGTCGCCGCCGCCATGCTTCAATTTTCGCCGTATTCCCGTAGTCGGCGCTCGCGATCCGCTGTGGTCGCAGCCGGATGAACTCACGGTCGCCGGCGGGCTGCGCACTGATCGGCGCGAATTGATCGTCAGCAGCGTCGTCGAGGCACAACCCGAAGCAAGCGAGTCCTCGCCTCGAAATTCGATCTGGCCGCTCCTGGCGGCTCTCGCCACCACGGTGATGCTGATCTGGTCGATCTTCTCGCCTTGGGCGGTCATTTGGGGATCGATTCCGATCGGGATCACGTTGACCGGGTGGTTCTGGCCGAAGCAGACACCGGAGGACGAATCATGA